The following proteins are encoded in a genomic region of Plasmodium coatneyi strain Hackeri chromosome 6, complete sequence:
- a CDS encoding Kir-like protein, with protein MKNFMDYIEDYKFIKGEIGKSTYYACQTYLDYLKERIPLYLSFEPLCTKLGLNACTNYIQGYFLYDPRKLFTKYELLKLYVESWWNPCYKNAVDVFNDFQKSPTAFIAKYNKYVQPFIDNPERKKVILAQRGEVRHSNAEANPQPAAISLAANSEKLTEIPSKVHSDDNIFLRFINEKGFSLSKVALCTFFSVLTITMLIAALMKFTPLGNRFSRRRKRIRSELEHNIYPADGDPIFDSYDSLTTISDGSEHSIAYDAM; from the exons atgaaaaattttatggATTATATTGAAGATTATAAATTCATTAAAGGGGAAATTGGGAAAAGTACATATTATGCATGTCAGACATATTTGGATTATCTTAAAGAGAGAATTCCATTATATTTATCCTTTGAACCGTTATGTACAAAGCTAGGGCTTAACGCTTGTACAAATTATATTCAGGGTTATTTCTTATATGATCCAAGAAAATTGTTTACTAAATATGAATTACTGAAACTATATGTTGAATCGTGGTGGAATCCTTGTTATAAGAACGCCGTAGATGTATTCAATGATTTCCAGAAATCACCTACAGCATTCATAGCGAagtataataaatatgttcaACCGTTCATTGATAACCCTgaacggaaaaaagtaattttAGCACAAAGAGGTGAAGTGAGACATTCTAATGCTGAAGCAAATCCGCAACCTGCGGCTATATCACTTGCAGCCAACTCAGAAAAACTCACAGAAATTCCAAGTAAAGTACATAGCGATgataatattttcttaagattcataaatgaaaaagggtTTTCATTAAGTAAAGTTGctttgtgtacatttttttctgtattgaCAATTACAATGCTTATAGCAGCTTTAATGaag ttcacTCCACTTGGAAATCGCTTCTCACGAAGACGTAAAAGAATAAGAAGTGAGCTTGAGCATAATATTTACCCTGCAGACGGGGATCCAATATTTGACAGTTATGATAGTTTGACTACTATTTCGGATGGTAGTGAGCACAGCATAGCATACGATGCTATGTAA
- a CDS encoding Kir-like protein → MEETITSPQPKTLPSYKFYQKLINGENLNDVKNLCRGVLNRYPNGEWLYGLCKQLIKNVELVRDDNDDTFRKKHCFDINYWLYDEVYNGLKSIDKESDF, encoded by the exons ATGGAGGAAACCATAACa agTCCTCAGCCGAAAACGTTACCTTCGTACAAGTTTTACCAAAAATTgataaatggggaaaatttaaatgatGTCAAAAATTTATGTAGGGGCGTATTAAATAGATACCCTAATGGTGAATGGCTTTATGGACTTTGCAAACAACTCATAAAAAACGTGGAATTGGTACGAGATGACAATGACGATACTTTTCGTAAGAAGCATTGCTTTGATATAAATTATTGGCTCTATGATGAAGTGTATAACGGACTTAAGTCTATTGACAAGGAAAGCGATTTTTAG
- a CDS encoding Pv-fam-d protein: protein MTKERYNPKTIGDYQRNYHIDNNLFVENESEYVTECHMGKQENKFFCFLVKTCTFIVFALTWQNSDKTHTTSTFSESCANRRSVNALGVRSGRLLIGDANISIEGSYEFLDDSEADLLRENYHSSKKHPEEIFLGSNSQKYLDDSIYINERVREDNVQVSENGNNTKSMTSESFDSLSSANEISQSNEAPNDQNELRMRFDPMQHYNNLKEDNDHEKQDESTVSLFIHQENNSRNDNNEGLNSNYNSLMNANAKESSGSADIGKAAGSSSPGVSENIFLKRLVDLKNYNNFKENCDETQNDQDSEMCYSLLQFDYGASRIHDNFKSSENVEKDVTSENMNGSNNSSNKQSDVPSANVSFGESRDTLKQYSDFQDKVNKIKIHDDVKEGLYTLKGVSNVNVSFSKIKEGINRNGGFNKNDNVPGGSNLEQNNEALSNNEDLQRRSDVLDHDNAFKREVNEETLGHGVNTQVEQQRGDAKEVKEIADKVQNEDNFENIFDKYRADNDFKELHSSLMRTVNMHKHFDKINDDDNYGKEYDSLRSDGSAAQNPQEEQKSDEKCEDLDEKESEKIHNSLEHCNALKEQVNEEKVDEDPENGVNILKEDDLPKNGVHPSKGGSQNGKKKSGKMNGRNNANKPFEGSRRDQNNYDNPVNRSPNGGRNSNNRNNIYRNNGSNCQNPLDVLKSEQDYSNENSHIISGMNKFEKQIDPSKLYESSDSEQSEISKNGNDESDGGEYADDEDEDEHAEGKYRRYDKNKKGGYCTKSSYKYHDNRINVLKQDEIAGESQELGEYNDRTELVTTVLESTGYAEEQFDEVLTDVVNAGEPLDVSTEDNTNASEQHDSTLKDNASVKEQLNERKNYQDNKRFSKLKHEERVSFTYDELDDDKRSHVTGKSRRIDNTYNGAVHKSKMVADRRSDITKKLKRIDGRDSDMPDHSKSGGRKSGTNGHRNGDKRNGKDSSITGNSKNDHSTSVISDKFVNDRNKKNSRTCKKDSANYEEEATELNNTDNYQNKLLIDMELADDFKRMFNALQNAFATKERFEALKHYEMFKKEILNIQLDADFEHLVNKMEPRSHTKRSLYTPKEEYEYLCDLSQYEDYFDSQSDRLTHNNRNKEMSNMKKKHNCSDRQSYSLGSNSTDKKELDKSKEGKYYEQNPCRRDNYDSKSLYSVLKKRRSLNKSFDKSNISTDYYNCRNSFGVRKDNMLTKEKSDKSKDGSVYYCSKTSPGAREGSNMEKKNLDKTNDQDDYYYGSKHASVSSKVNNDVPKNSYDKSRGTTDKCGTRSLYSVLSRNRSRRSLDKPGAPSNYYGSKDSSNASKENKMDKNISYVTSAVRDTAKPSNVLKDADSCSKRTVKKINNEEKGKGNDDVVSHSVKSFFSLKGKPQGENNTYNSSKYDQSNLDDLYDELDDAHALNKRYKSVRYSKVALSKLHDGLKYNEKEYSAHYKAVGSYENVNKKKSNISRNNGINPSKLREESEKDNDFLKSSYTFKRKSFDCKKSYLLKCNDKPMRIEQTHGHDRNYKDSNDKAGNNRKDGNREECYREGNNRRDERRRDDYRRNDNGQNCNRRNCIDDDYGTNLVNLKRNKKCFIKKVFSYIKGDEKGPFKSRMINKKKLFLKILKFIKKIDFMFELEMLNSMKRSIRSDTFLIKPETNLNKLFYYTKKFKIFAPLLLTLLCLFAFYLASLHQFVLGTGLIFLVMALYYGIKILKCHRMAKLFKTFSQTNKFEISLESPRNTMYRGL, encoded by the exons atgaCCAAGGAAAGATACAATCCTAAGACGATTGGAGATTATCAAAGAAACTATCATATagataataatttatttgttGAGAATGAATCAGAATATGTAACGGAGTGCCACATGGGTAAACAGGAAAATAagttcttttgttttttggtCAAGACGTGCACATTTATTGTTTTTGCATTAACATGGCAAAATTCCGATAAG ACGCATACTACCTCAACCTTTAGTGAATCATGTGCTAACAGAAGGAGCGTAAATGCATTAGGCGTAAGGTCGGGAAGACTGTTAATTGGAGATGCAAATATAAGCATTGAGGGAAGTTATGAATTTCTTGATGACAGCGAAGCAGATTTGCTAAGGGAAAATTACCATTCTTCTAAAAAACATCCAGAAGAAATATTTCTCGGTAGCAATTCTCAAAAATATTTAGATGATTCAATATACATTAATGAACGTGTGAGAGAGGATAACGTGCAAGTTAGTGAAAATGGTAATAATACCAAAAGTATGACGAGCGAATCATTTGATTCGTTAAGTTCCGCTAACGAGATTAGTCAATCAAATGAGGCTCCAAATGATCAAAATGAATTAAGAATGAGGTTCGACCCCATGCAGCATTACAATAACCTTAAAGAAGATAATGATCACGAAAAACAGGATGAGAGTACTGTAAGTCTTTTTATTCATCAAGAAAATAATAGCAGGAATGATAATAATGAAGGACTTAATTCAAATTATAATTCTTTGATGAATGCGAATGCTAAGGAATCATCCGGTTCCGCAGATATTGGCAAGGCAGCTGGATCAAGTAGCCCAGGAGTcagtgaaaatatttttttaaaacgattggtagatttaaaaaattacaataattttaaagaaaattgtGATGAAACACAGAACGATCAAGATTCTGAAATGTGTTATTCATTATTACAATTTGATTACGGTGCAAGCAGAATACATGATAATTTTAAATCAAgtgaaaatgtggaaaaggaTGTAACTTCTGAAAATATGAATGGTAGTAATAACAGCTCAAATAAACAATCTGATGTGCCAAGTGCTAATGTCAGTTTTGGTGAATCTCGCGATACGTTAAAACAGTACAGTGATTTTCAAGATAaagttaataaaataaaaatccaTGATGATGTTAAGGAAGGATTGTACACATTAAAAGGAGTTAGTAATGTAAATGTGTCATTTAGTAAAATTAAGGAGGGCATTAATCGAAACGGAggatttaataaaaatgataatgtTCCTGGTGGCTCTAATttagaacaaaataatgaagCATTATCCAATAATGAAGATTTGCAGAGAAGATCTGATGTGCTGGATCATGACAACGCTTTTAAAAGAGAAGTTAATGAAGAAACACTTGGTCATGGGGTAAACACACAGGTGGAGCAACAAAGAGGAGATGCGAAGGAAGTTAAAGAAATAGCTGATAAAGTCCAAAATGAAgataattttgaaaatatatttgatAAATATAGGGCAGATAACGATTTTAAGGAGTTACACAGTTCGTTAATGCGTACTGTTAATATGCACAAGCATTTTGATAAAAttaatgatgatgataattATGGTAAAGAATATGATTCATTAAGATCTGATGGAAGCGCTGCTCAGAATccacaggaagaacaaaaatcaGATGAAAAATGTGAGGATCTTGATGAAAAAGAATCAGAGAAAATACATAATTCATTAGAACATTGTAATGCTCTTAAGGAACAAGtgaatgaggaaaaagttgATGAAGATCCTGAAAATGGGGTCAATATATTAAAGGAAGACGATCTTCCTAAAAATGGGGTACATCCGTCAAAAGGTGGTTCACagaatggcaaaaaaaaaagtggaaaaatgaatgggAGGAATAATGCAAACAAACCATTTGAGGGATCCAGAAGAGACCAAAACAATTATGATAATCCAGTTAACAGATCCCCTAATGGTGGTAGAAATTCTAACAACcgaaataatatatatagaaacaATGGAAGTAATTGTCAAAACCCATTGGATGTATTGAAAAGCGAGCAAGATTATTCCAATGAAAATTCCCATATCATTAGCggtatgaacaaatttgaaaagcaAATTGACCCATCAAAGCTTTACGAAAGCAGTGATAGCGAACAGTCAGAGATAtcgaaaaatggaaatgatGAAAGCGACGGTGGTGAATATGCagatgatgaggatgaagATGAGCATGCTGAAGGGAAATATAGAAGgtatgataaaaataaaaaaggcgGTTATTGTACCAAAAGTTCTTACAAATATCATGATAATCGTATAAATGTACTAAAACAAGACGAAATTGCTGGGGAATCCCAAGAACTAGGAGAATATAACGATCGCACTGAACTAGTGACGACAGTGCTAGAGAGTACAGGATATGCTGAAGAACAATTCGATGAGGTTTTAACAGATGTTGTAAATGCGGGGGAACCGTTAGATGTTAGCACAGAAGATAATACAAATGCTAGCGAGCAACACGACAGTACCTTAAAAGACAATGCTAGTGTTAAGGAACAACTtaatgagagaaaaaattaccaagATAACAAACGATTTAGTAAGTTAAAACATGAAGAGCGAGTTAGCTTCACATATGACGAATTGGATGATGACAAAAGAAGTCACGTAACCGGTAAATCCAGAAGAATTGATAACACATACAACGGTGCAGTTCATAAATCAAAAATGGTTGCTGATCGAAGGAGCGATATAacaaagaaattaaaaaggattgATGGAAGAGATAGTGATATGCCTGATCACTCAAAAAGTGGAGGCAGAAAGAGCGGTACAAATGGACACAGAAATGGCGACAAACGTAATGGTAAAGATAGCTCTATAACTGGTAACTCCAAGAATGATCACAGTACTAGTGTTATATCCGATAAATTTGTAAATGatagaaataagaaaaattcacGTACCTGTAAAAAGGATAGCGCTAATTATGAAGAGGAGGCTACTGAACTAAATAACACAGATAATTACCAGAATAAACTTTTGATTGATATGGAACTTGCTGATGATTTTAAAAGAATGTTTAATGCTTTACAGAATGCTTTTGCTACAAAGGAAAGATTCGAAGCATTAAAACATTATGAGatgtttaaaaaggagaTCCTTAATATACAACTTGATGCAGATTTTGAGCATTTAGTTAATAAAATGGAGCCTCGTAGCCATACTAAAAGATCGTTATATACACCAAAAGAGGAATATGAATATTTATGTGATTTATCACAGTATGAAGATTATTTTGACAGTCAATCTGATAGATTAACACATAATAATAGGAATAAGGAAATGTCtaatatgaaaaagaagcataACTGTTCTGATCGTCAATCCTATTCATTAGGAAGTAATAGTACAGATAAGAAAGAACTAGATAAGAGTAAAGAAGGCAAGTATTATGAACAAAACCCTTGCCGTCGTGATAATTATGATTCTAAGAGCCTGTATAGCgtattaaaaaagagaaggagcCTTAATAAAAGTTTTGATAAATCAAACATTAGTACTgattattataattgtagAAATTCATTTGGCGTTCGGAAAGATAATATGCTGACCAAGGAAAAATCTGATAAATCAAAGGATGGTAGTGTTTATTATTGTTCCAAGACGTCACCTGGTGCAAGAGAAGGTAgtaacatggaaaaaaaaaatttggataAAACAAACGATCAGgatgattattattatggtTCTAAGCATGCATCTGTTTCCTCAAAAGTGAATAATGATGTGCCTAAGAATAGTTATGACAAATCACGCGGTACTACTGATAAGTGTGGAACTAGGAGTTTATATAGTGTATTAAGTAGAAATAGATCTAGAAGAAGCCTTGATAAACCGGGTGCTCCTTCTAACTATTATGGTTCAAAGGATTCCTCTAATGCATCCAAAGAGAATAAAATGGATAAGAATATTTCTTATGTAACAAGCGCGGTGCGCGATACTGCAAAACCATCAAATGTGTTAAAGGATGCTGATTCGTGTTCAAAGAGAAccgttaaaaaaataaacaatgaagaaaagggaaaaggaaatgatgATGTTGTTTCCCATTCTGtgaaatcctttttttcattaaaaggCAAACCCCAAGGTGAAAACAATACATATAATTCATCAAAATATGATCAGAGCAATTTAGATGATCTATATGACGAATTAGATGATGCTCACGCCCTGAATAAGCGATATAAGTCAGTAAGATACAGTAAAGTAGCCTTATCCAAGCTACATGATGgtttaaaatataatgaaaaagaatataGTGCACATTATAAAGCAGTGGGAAGTTATGaaaatgttaataaaaagaaatccAATATATCAAGGAACAACGGTATCAACCCTTCGAAATTACGTGAAGAATCAGAAAAGGATAATGATTTTTTGAAGTCTAGTTACACCTTCAAACGTAAAAGTTTTGATTGTAAAAAATCGTACTTATTAAAATGCAATGATAAACCTATGAGGATAGAGCAAACACATGGACATGATAGAAATTATAAAGATTCAAATGATAAAGCGGgaaataatagaaaagaCGGTAATAGAGAAGAATGTTATAGAGAAGgtaataatagaagagaTGAACGTAGAAGAGATGATTATAGAAGAAATGATAATGGACAAAATTGTAACAGAAGGAATTGTATAGATGATGACTATGGAACGAACCtagtaaatttaaaaaggaacaaaaagtgctttataaaaaaggtattttcatatataaaaggagATGAAAAAGGGCCTTTCAAATCAAGAATGattaataagaaaaaattgttcttaaagattttaaaatttatcaaaaaaatagatttCATGTTTGAATTAGAAATGTTGAATTCAATGAAAAGATCAATAAGGAGTGATACATTCTTGATTAAGCCAGAAAcgaatttaaataaattattttattacacCAAGAAGTTTAAAATATTTGCTCCACTTTTATTAACGTTACTATGTTTATTCGCGTTTTACCTAGCTAGCTTACATCAATTTGTCCTTGGTACCGGTTTGATATTTCTCGTCATGGCACTTTATTAtggtataaaaatattaaagtgCCATAGAATGGCTAAACTGTTTAAAACTTTTAGCCAAACCAATAAATTCGAAATAAGTTTAGAATCACCAAGAAATACTATGTATCGAGGTCTTTAA